Proteins from one Candidatus Binatia bacterium genomic window:
- a CDS encoding thiazole synthase, with amino-acid sequence MSTDTLRLGRYEFVSRLIVGTGKYPSPDVMQAAHDASGAEIVTVAIRRINLDNAGGRTLLDYIDRDRYMILPNTAGCYSANDAVLTAQLARELLSTDLIKLEVIGDAQTLHPDTRETLAAAERLVADGFTVLPYVGDDPIACRQLEELGCVAVMPLAAPIGSGLGVCNPYSIAIIKERAKVPVIVDAGVGTASDAAIAMELGVDALLMNTGIARARDPVRMATAMKHATIAGRQAFLAGRMEKRLYATASSPMENLIAAARR; translated from the coding sequence ATGAGCACCGATACGCTGCGTCTTGGGCGCTATGAGTTCGTCTCGCGGCTGATCGTCGGCACCGGCAAGTATCCGTCGCCGGACGTGATGCAGGCGGCGCACGACGCCAGCGGCGCGGAGATCGTGACCGTAGCGATACGGCGGATCAATTTGGATAACGCTGGCGGCCGGACGCTGCTCGACTACATCGACCGCGACCGCTACATGATTCTGCCGAACACCGCGGGCTGCTATTCGGCGAACGATGCCGTGCTCACCGCTCAGCTCGCGCGCGAGCTGCTCTCCACGGATCTGATCAAGCTGGAGGTCATCGGCGACGCGCAGACCCTGCACCCGGACACGCGCGAGACGCTCGCGGCGGCGGAACGGCTCGTGGCCGACGGGTTCACCGTGCTGCCCTACGTCGGCGACGACCCGATCGCGTGCCGTCAGCTCGAAGAGCTGGGCTGCGTGGCGGTGATGCCGCTGGCGGCGCCGATCGGCAGCGGGCTCGGCGTTTGCAATCCGTACTCGATCGCCATCATCAAGGAGCGTGCGAAGGTCCCGGTGATCGTGGACGCCGGCGTGGGCACCGCGTCGGATGCGGCCATCGCCATGGAGCTCGGCGTCGACGCGCTGCTCATGAACACGGGCATCGCGCGTGCGCGCGACCCGGTGCGGATGGCCACGGCGATGAAACACGCGACGATCGCTGGCCGGCAAGCATTCTTGGCCGGCCGCATGGAGAAGCGGCTCTACGCGACCGCGTCGAGCCCGATGGAGAACCTCATCGCGGCCGCGCGACGTTAG
- the thiS gene encoding sulfur carrier protein ThiS: MKATINGRTHELPAEVTVGALLELLGSPPTGVAVARNDRVVRRSEYHSDVVREGDRVEIIQAVAGG, translated from the coding sequence GTGAAGGCAACGATCAACGGGCGCACGCATGAGCTGCCCGCCGAGGTGACCGTCGGGGCGCTGCTCGAGCTGCTTGGTTCGCCGCCGACCGGCGTCGCCGTGGCGCGCAACGATCGCGTCGTCCGGCGCAGCGAATATCATAGCGACGTCGTGCGCGAGGGCGACCGCGTCGAGATCATCCAGGCGGTGGCGGGCGGATGA
- the thiO gene encoding glycine oxidase ThiO codes for MSRTGDVVIVGAGVIGLAIAFELAERGAMVRVVDRGEPAGAASWAAAGMLAPYTERVRDAALVRLCAASLQEYPAFSARVAAAGGIDPHLRLDGVIHAAFDAPQLDALHRHTRSLDEEGVEHELLDRDALLSAEPWLGTAAVGGLKVVGEGCIDNRRLGRALVAACTARGARVERSAVVRVECDGRRVLGVHTQLGFVAAGAIVNACGAWAGALSGVPPQCAPPIAPIKGQMIALAAPIGLVRRSTWLPGAYLVPREDGRLLIGATVESAGFDERVTAHGVRELLAAALAAAPSLGDFTITESWAGLRPGTPDGLPFLGPTPIDGLLLATGHYRNGILMAPATARLIADAVESGDASGLKPFTLEGRITHA; via the coding sequence GTGAGCCGCACCGGGGATGTCGTAATCGTCGGCGCGGGCGTGATCGGCCTCGCGATCGCCTTCGAGCTGGCGGAACGCGGCGCGATGGTGCGCGTCGTCGATCGCGGCGAACCGGCGGGCGCGGCGTCGTGGGCGGCCGCGGGCATGCTGGCGCCGTACACCGAGCGCGTGCGTGACGCCGCGCTCGTGCGTCTCTGCGCGGCGTCGCTCCAGGAGTATCCCGCGTTTAGCGCGCGCGTCGCGGCGGCGGGCGGCATCGATCCGCACTTGCGCCTCGACGGCGTGATCCACGCGGCTTTCGACGCGCCGCAGCTCGACGCTCTGCACCGCCACACGCGATCGCTCGATGAGGAAGGCGTGGAGCACGAACTGCTCGATCGTGACGCGCTGCTCTCCGCGGAGCCGTGGCTCGGCACGGCGGCGGTCGGCGGGCTCAAGGTCGTCGGCGAGGGATGCATCGATAACCGCCGGCTCGGCCGCGCGCTCGTCGCTGCATGCACGGCGCGCGGCGCGCGCGTGGAACGCAGCGCCGTAGTTCGCGTTGAGTGCGACGGCAGGCGCGTGCTTGGCGTCCATACGCAGCTCGGATTCGTCGCCGCGGGTGCCATCGTCAACGCTTGCGGCGCGTGGGCGGGCGCGCTGAGTGGGGTTCCGCCACAATGCGCGCCGCCGATCGCTCCGATCAAGGGGCAGATGATCGCGCTGGCCGCGCCGATCGGCCTCGTGCGGCGATCGACGTGGCTTCCGGGTGCGTATCTGGTCCCGCGCGAGGACGGCCGTCTCCTGATCGGTGCGACCGTGGAGTCGGCCGGTTTCGACGAGCGCGTCACGGCGCACGGCGTCCGCGAACTGCTAGCTGCCGCGCTCGCGGCGGCCCCATCGCTCGGCGACTTTACGATAACCGAAAGCTGGGCCGGACTGCGGCCGGGGACGCCCGACGGATTGCCGTTTCTAGGGCCTACACCGATCGACGGTCTGCTGCTCGCGACCGGCCACTACCGCAACGGCATCCTGATGGCGCCGGCGACCGCGCGGCTGATCGCCGATGCCGTCGAAAGCGGCGACGCATCGGGATTGAAGCCGTTTACGCTCGAGGGCCGAATCACTCACGCGTGA
- a CDS encoding electron transfer flavoprotein-ubiquinone oxidoreductase: protein MPERDRLEVDVLFVGAGPASLAGAIRLGQLAQEAGRALEVMVIEKGGEVGHHGLSGAVMDPRALDELLPAWRESAPVESPVTSDELWFLTERRKIKAPLVPPPLRNRGKYVTSLQKLCKWLGDRAEDLGAQVFPAFPGQELLWHENRAIGVRTGDKGLDHNGQPKSNYEPGADILAKIVVLGEGPRGTLAKQAAARLALEAGREPQVYAAGVKELWQLPDDRFKAGAVIHTLGYPLPPETFGGGFIYGMSGNVLDIGFVTGLDYANPTTDPHNELQRMKLHPAVRKMLEGAKLIRYGAKAIPEGGLFAMPRPYADGLLIVGDSAGFLNGMRLKGIHLGMKSGMLAAETIWEALQARTSDAGSLSSYERRFRDSWAYAELRTARNFHQGFAKGMLSGLINAGLSTLTGGAGFGYIDKLPGEPGYARMAKLGWAPKETPRAPIDNVLTFDKLTDVYNSGTMHEENQPCHLIVSDTDICRDRCTVEYGNPCRYFCPAAVYEPLFEPADGKFQGRLQINFTNCVHCKTCDIADPYQIITWVPPQGGEGPVYIGM from the coding sequence ATGCCTGAGCGCGACCGGCTCGAAGTAGACGTTCTTTTCGTGGGCGCGGGCCCGGCGAGTCTCGCCGGGGCGATCCGGCTGGGCCAGCTCGCGCAGGAAGCGGGACGGGCGCTCGAAGTGATGGTGATCGAGAAGGGCGGCGAGGTCGGCCATCATGGGCTCTCCGGCGCGGTCATGGATCCGCGCGCACTCGACGAGTTGCTGCCTGCCTGGCGCGAGAGCGCGCCGGTGGAGTCGCCGGTCACGAGCGACGAGCTCTGGTTCTTGACGGAGCGCCGCAAGATCAAGGCACCATTGGTTCCGCCGCCGCTGCGCAATCGCGGCAAGTACGTCACGTCGCTGCAGAAGCTGTGCAAATGGCTGGGCGATCGCGCCGAGGACCTGGGCGCGCAAGTCTTCCCGGCATTCCCAGGGCAAGAGCTGCTGTGGCATGAGAATCGTGCGATCGGCGTGCGCACGGGCGACAAGGGACTCGATCACAACGGACAACCGAAGTCCAACTACGAGCCGGGGGCCGACATCCTGGCGAAGATCGTCGTGCTCGGCGAAGGCCCGCGCGGCACGCTCGCAAAGCAAGCCGCGGCGCGCCTGGCTCTCGAGGCCGGCCGCGAACCGCAGGTGTACGCCGCGGGCGTCAAGGAGCTGTGGCAGTTGCCCGACGATCGGTTCAAGGCGGGCGCCGTGATCCACACGCTCGGTTATCCGCTGCCGCCGGAGACGTTCGGCGGCGGGTTCATCTACGGGATGAGCGGCAACGTGCTCGACATAGGATTCGTCACGGGCCTTGATTACGCGAACCCGACGACGGATCCTCACAACGAGCTGCAGCGCATGAAGCTGCATCCGGCGGTTCGTAAGATGCTCGAGGGCGCAAAGCTGATTCGGTACGGCGCGAAGGCCATTCCCGAGGGCGGCCTCTTCGCGATGCCGCGCCCGTACGCAGACGGACTGTTGATCGTCGGTGATTCGGCCGGGTTTTTGAACGGTATGCGCCTCAAGGGCATTCATCTCGGCATGAAATCCGGGATGCTGGCGGCGGAGACGATCTGGGAGGCGCTGCAAGCCCGCACGAGCGACGCCGGGTCGCTCTCTTCCTACGAGCGGCGCTTCAGGGACTCGTGGGCGTACGCCGAGTTGCGCACTGCGCGCAACTTCCATCAGGGATTCGCCAAGGGCATGCTCTCCGGACTGATCAACGCCGGGCTGTCTACTCTTACCGGCGGCGCCGGATTCGGCTACATCGACAAGCTTCCGGGAGAGCCGGGCTACGCGCGCATGGCCAAGCTGGGCTGGGCGCCCAAGGAGACGCCGCGCGCGCCGATCGACAACGTGCTGACATTCGACAAGCTGACCGACGTCTACAACAGCGGCACGATGCACGAAGAGAACCAGCCGTGTCACCTGATCGTCTCCGACACGGACATCTGCCGCGACCGCTGCACGGTCGAGTACGGAAACCCCTGCCGCTATTTTTGTCCCGCGGCGGTGTACGAGCCGCTGTTCGAGCCTGCCGACGGCAAATTCCAGGGCCGATTGCAAATCAACTTCACCAACTGCGTCCACTGCAAGACGTGCGACATCGCGGATCCTTATCAGATCATCACGTGGGTGCCGCCGCAGGGCGGTGAAGGCCCGGTCTACATAGGAATGTAG
- a CDS encoding beta-eliminating lyase-related protein, translating into MSASARRSFGSDNNAPVAPEILAAIVAANAGDAVGYGEDAWTAHAIDRLREHFGAGTDVYFTFNGTGANVAALASLLRPWEAVLAPASAHLQTDECGALERFSGSKVIPVATSDGKLRAADVEPYLKAGHDVHFPQPRALSISQATEFGGVYELAELRQLCSFAHERGLFVHLDGARLSNAAVALGVMLRETSVDAGVDVLTLGGTKNGLMLGEAICFFEPALHTQAAPFVQKQAMQLASKMRYIAAQFEALLTEDRWARYAAHANAMAARLHERVRDVPGVRVTRPVRCNAVFATLEREAIERIREQFFFYVFDEALPEARWMTHWATTPQDVDDFADCVRAAAADPRRGNSRVPDSPRPSASGGRP; encoded by the coding sequence ATGAGTGCATCAGCGCGCCGAAGTTTCGGCAGCGACAACAACGCCCCGGTTGCACCCGAGATCCTCGCGGCGATCGTCGCGGCCAACGCCGGCGACGCCGTCGGGTACGGCGAGGACGCTTGGACAGCCCACGCGATCGATCGGCTCCGGGAACATTTCGGCGCGGGCACGGACGTCTATTTCACCTTCAACGGGACCGGCGCTAACGTCGCCGCCCTCGCCTCGCTGCTGCGGCCGTGGGAGGCCGTGCTGGCGCCCGCCAGCGCGCATCTTCAGACGGACGAATGCGGTGCGCTCGAGCGGTTTTCCGGCTCGAAGGTAATCCCGGTCGCGACGAGCGACGGTAAGCTGCGGGCCGCCGACGTCGAGCCTTATCTGAAGGCGGGACACGACGTCCATTTCCCGCAGCCGCGCGCGCTCTCGATCTCGCAGGCCACGGAGTTCGGCGGCGTGTACGAGCTGGCGGAGCTGCGCCAGCTCTGCAGCTTCGCGCACGAGCGCGGGCTTTTCGTTCATCTCGACGGAGCGCGCCTCTCCAACGCGGCCGTAGCGCTGGGCGTCATGCTGCGCGAAACCTCGGTCGACGCCGGCGTCGACGTGCTCACCTTGGGCGGCACGAAGAACGGGCTGATGCTGGGCGAAGCGATCTGCTTCTTCGAGCCGGCGCTGCATACACAGGCAGCACCGTTCGTGCAGAAGCAGGCGATGCAGCTCGCCTCCAAGATGCGCTACATCGCCGCACAGTTCGAGGCGTTGCTCACCGAAGATCGATGGGCGCGGTACGCCGCGCATGCCAACGCGATGGCGGCTCGCCTACACGAGCGCGTCCGCGACGTTCCGGGCGTGCGGGTCACGAGACCGGTCCGCTGCAACGCGGTGTTCGCAACGCTTGAGCGCGAGGCGATCGAGCGCATCCGCGAGCAATTCTTCTTCTATGTGTTCGACGAAGCGCTGCCCGAGGCGCGCTGGATGACGCACTGGGCGACGACGCCGCAAGACGTCGACGACTTTGCGGACTGCGTCAGAGCGGCGGCGGCGGATCCTCGCCGTGGAAATAGTCGAGTTCCGGACTCGCCGCGACCATCAGCGAGCGGCGGTCGTCCTTGA
- a CDS encoding cupin domain-containing protein: protein MLQPLSLPNAYALSQLLPGDPFAVHAYLFVAGAGNALIDPLPLDGAAHGQIAELGGIARVVVMTPSRRRTGDEIAARYGAEVIAAPAHREALFAGARAIRLEHQRRPNEFAVSVADDGIVVAGDSLFGSPAGALSMPPDSEYPDARKAALGLRAILRENPDTLFLSFGQPIFTGAYAALYRLLYARAGAEVHRINVDELDVRDERAERVEQPRIYHIRDAEVGFAIGARRLGYRVSTVGPGQRFCPLHAHAREEELFFVLEGEPSVRTLAGTIRCRKGDFVALPVGESGTHQLINESDAPATVILLARNEDVEACYYPDSDKLLMDTDVPLKDDRRSLMVAASPELDYFHGEDPPPPL from the coding sequence ATGCTGCAACCGCTGAGTTTACCGAACGCATACGCGCTGTCGCAGCTGCTTCCCGGTGATCCGTTCGCCGTCCACGCGTACCTGTTTGTCGCCGGCGCCGGCAACGCGCTGATCGATCCGCTGCCGCTCGACGGTGCGGCGCATGGCCAGATCGCCGAGCTGGGCGGAATCGCCCGGGTCGTCGTGATGACGCCGAGCCGCCGGAGAACTGGGGACGAGATCGCGGCGCGCTACGGGGCGGAGGTCATCGCGGCGCCGGCGCATCGCGAGGCGCTCTTCGCGGGCGCGCGCGCCATCCGGCTCGAACACCAGCGCAGGCCGAACGAGTTCGCGGTCAGCGTCGCCGACGACGGGATTGTCGTGGCGGGCGACTCGCTTTTCGGCTCTCCGGCGGGCGCGCTCTCGATGCCTCCGGATAGCGAGTACCCTGACGCACGCAAGGCCGCGCTGGGACTGCGAGCGATCCTGCGCGAGAATCCCGACACGCTGTTCCTCTCGTTCGGACAGCCGATTTTCACCGGCGCCTATGCGGCGCTGTACCGTCTGCTGTATGCGCGAGCGGGCGCCGAGGTCCATCGTATCAACGTCGACGAGTTGGACGTCCGCGACGAACGAGCCGAGCGCGTCGAACAGCCGAGAATCTATCACATTCGCGACGCCGAAGTCGGCTTCGCAATCGGCGCGCGTAGGTTGGGCTACCGGGTGAGCACGGTCGGACCGGGACAGCGGTTCTGCCCGCTCCACGCCCACGCGCGCGAGGAGGAGCTGTTCTTCGTCCTCGAGGGCGAGCCGAGCGTGCGCACGTTGGCCGGGACAATCCGCTGCCGCAAGGGCGACTTCGTGGCGCTGCCGGTGGGCGAGAGCGGGACGCATCAGCTCATCAACGAGAGCGACGCTCCCGCCACCGTGATCCTGCTTGCGCGCAACGAGGACGTCGAGGCCTGTTACTATCCCGACTCCGACAAGCTGCTGATGGACACGGACGTGCCGCTCAAGGACGACCGCCGCTCGCTGATGGTCGCGGCGAGTCCGGAACTCGACTATTTCCACGGCGAGGATCCGCCGCCGCCGCTCTGA
- a CDS encoding NAD(P)/FAD-dependent oxidoreductase — MTNSEFRRYVIVGNGFAGTTAAEQLRKHDPACEITLFGDEPYSLYNRISLPPMLRRQIPEANVMIRSVAWHEEHRIDLRLCTHVARVVPQERIVEVDGKAYLYDALLIATGGRPNPTGKPGADGAANLFPFQYLDDTRAISEQIDQSRAAVAIGGSFIAYELAEAFASRGMETHWLMRGPRGLHRIIDEEAGALLHEAAAADGVHMHYGEEVAEFVRSNGVITKVKTSTGAEIAAECYAYGFGLAMNTEICDGTEIETSKNGILCDDHLETNVAGIFAAGDVADFYDPILEIRYRMGTWNNAGAHGKVAAQNMMGGSEKYHDVPEYSSLLFKGQTITQFGLGTDLRQDLEIRRKIDREKKWYRALFFWEDRLVGGLMLGKGNRAGKRKYVEAIKSKQRFPKPEWEAMLEWTA, encoded by the coding sequence GTGACGAACTCGGAGTTTCGGCGCTACGTGATCGTCGGCAACGGATTCGCCGGGACCACGGCGGCCGAGCAGCTGCGCAAACACGATCCGGCGTGCGAGATCACGCTGTTCGGGGACGAGCCGTACTCGCTCTACAACCGCATCTCGCTGCCCCCGATGCTGCGCCGGCAGATACCCGAGGCGAACGTGATGATCCGTAGCGTCGCATGGCACGAGGAGCATCGCATCGACTTGCGCCTGTGCACGCACGTGGCGCGCGTCGTTCCGCAGGAGCGCATCGTCGAGGTGGACGGCAAGGCATACCTGTACGACGCCCTGCTGATCGCGACCGGAGGACGGCCGAATCCGACCGGCAAGCCTGGTGCCGACGGCGCGGCAAATCTCTTTCCGTTTCAATACCTGGACGACACCCGTGCGATCTCCGAGCAGATCGACCAAAGCCGCGCCGCCGTCGCCATCGGCGGGTCGTTCATCGCCTACGAGCTCGCCGAGGCCTTCGCGTCGCGCGGCATGGAGACGCATTGGCTGATGCGCGGTCCGCGCGGCCTGCACCGCATCATCGACGAGGAGGCCGGTGCGCTGCTACACGAGGCGGCCGCGGCCGACGGCGTACACATGCACTACGGCGAGGAGGTCGCGGAGTTCGTGCGCTCCAACGGCGTCATCACCAAGGTCAAGACCAGCACGGGCGCCGAGATCGCGGCGGAGTGCTACGCCTACGGCTTCGGCCTCGCAATGAACACGGAGATCTGCGACGGCACCGAGATCGAGACGAGCAAGAACGGCATCCTGTGCGACGACCATCTCGAGACCAACGTCGCAGGCATCTTCGCAGCCGGGGACGTGGCGGATTTCTACGATCCCATCCTCGAGATACGCTATCGCATGGGAACGTGGAACAATGCCGGCGCCCACGGCAAGGTCGCCGCGCAGAACATGATGGGCGGCAGCGAGAAGTATCACGACGTGCCCGAGTACTCGTCGCTGCTCTTCAAGGGACAAACGATCACGCAGTTCGGCCTGGGGACCGACCTTCGTCAAGATCTGGAGATCCGGCGCAAGATCGATCGCGAGAAGAAGTGGTATCGCGCGCTGTTTTTCTGGGAGGACCGGCTCGTCGGCGGCCTGATGCTCGGTAAGGGGAATCGCGCCGGCAAGCGCAAGTACGTCGAGGCCATCAAGTCCAAACAGCGCTTCCCGAAGCCCGAATGGGAAGCGATGCTGGAGTGGACGGCGTAG
- a CDS encoding M20 family metallopeptidase — MTTELVRYRRHFHAHPELSLEEHETAAFIERELRGFGFAAIRSGVGKTGVLATLQGRRPGPVTLLRADMDALPVEELNDVTYRSCNAGVMHACGHDAHMAILLSAARTLLDRRDEVSGTLVFCFQPGEEGYAGNKLMIEDGALENPHVDRTFALHVYSGLDAGKVGIREGPFFASSDRFDIELIGKGGHGAMPHAAVDPVVGAAQLVTMLQTVASREISPRHPAVVTVGSLHAGTTFNVIPERAYLQGTVRAFDDGVRKELPERIERLLRGVCEAMRLEYRFDYHWVYPPTVNDAAANAAVRDVARRVVGAEKLVDPHEIVMWSEDMAFMQQQRPGAYFLIGSRGPVLGAEPQHSARFDIDERALEIGREMMLGLALRAP; from the coding sequence ATGACAACTGAGCTCGTCCGCTACCGGCGCCACTTTCACGCTCACCCGGAGCTGTCGCTGGAGGAGCACGAGACCGCCGCCTTCATCGAGCGCGAGCTGCGCGGGTTCGGCTTCGCCGCGATTCGCAGCGGGGTCGGCAAGACCGGCGTTCTCGCGACGCTTCAGGGCCGCCGCCCGGGACCGGTGACTCTGCTCCGCGCCGACATGGACGCGCTGCCTGTCGAAGAGCTCAACGACGTGACGTACCGGTCGTGCAACGCAGGCGTCATGCACGCGTGCGGTCACGACGCGCACATGGCGATTCTCTTGAGCGCGGCGCGCACGCTCCTCGACCGGAGGGACGAGGTCTCCGGAACGCTGGTTTTCTGCTTCCAGCCGGGCGAGGAAGGATACGCGGGCAACAAGCTCATGATCGAGGACGGTGCGCTCGAGAATCCGCACGTCGATCGCACCTTCGCGCTGCACGTCTACAGCGGGCTCGATGCGGGCAAGGTCGGCATTCGCGAAGGCCCGTTCTTCGCGTCGTCGGATCGCTTCGACATCGAGCTGATCGGCAAGGGCGGCCACGGGGCCATGCCGCACGCGGCCGTAGACCCGGTGGTGGGGGCGGCGCAGCTGGTGACGATGCTGCAGACCGTTGCGAGCCGCGAGATCTCGCCGCGGCATCCCGCCGTCGTCACGGTCGGGTCACTGCATGCCGGCACGACGTTCAACGTCATTCCCGAGCGGGCGTATTTGCAGGGGACGGTCCGCGCGTTCGACGACGGCGTGCGCAAGGAGCTGCCGGAGCGCATCGAGCGGCTGTTGCGCGGCGTGTGCGAGGCGATGCGGCTCGAATATCGCTTCGACTATCATTGGGTCTATCCGCCGACCGTCAACGACGCCGCGGCCAACGCGGCGGTGCGCGATGTCGCGCGGCGCGTGGTCGGCGCCGAGAAGCTCGTGGACCCGCACGAGATCGTCATGTGGTCGGAAGACATGGCCTTCATGCAGCAGCAGCGCCCGGGCGCGTATTTCCTCATAGGGTCGCGCGGGCCGGTCCTGGGTGCGGAGCCGCAGCACAGCGCCCGCTTCGACATCGACGAGCGGGCGCTCGAGATCGGCCGCGAGATGATGCTCGGACTCGCCCTGCGCGCGCCGTGA
- a CDS encoding thiamine pyrophosphate-dependent dehydrogenase E1 component subunit alpha codes for MALEHKPESKTRPVFERHGLSDEQLVAMFRTMLMQRTLENRGFQLNRQGKIPFASASEGHEAVQAGAAMAFDRGKDILVPYYRDLGLELGIGLTPYEVLLSLFARAADHSAGRQFPHHYARRSLGLQTISSVIAAQLPHAVGAAYALQYRGARGRAVLTTFGDGATSEGEWHESVNFAAVHRLPIVFLCENNEWAISTPLRLQMAQPNVYERAVGYGLPGAVVNGMDPIACYAVVKEALQRARSGGGPTLVEAKCYRFLSHTTDDDDRTYRSREEVEARRKHDPVPGFERLLIERSILTDQGAEALKRSVLEEANDATDRAEAMAYPAVTTLYELVYADSWQPWRE; via the coding sequence ATGGCCCTCGAGCATAAGCCGGAATCGAAGACGCGCCCCGTCTTCGAGCGGCATGGATTGAGCGACGAGCAGCTCGTGGCGATGTTTCGCACGATGCTGATGCAGCGCACGCTCGAGAATCGCGGCTTCCAACTCAACCGGCAAGGTAAGATTCCATTCGCGTCGGCGAGCGAAGGGCACGAGGCCGTTCAGGCCGGCGCCGCGATGGCATTCGACCGCGGCAAGGACATCTTGGTCCCGTACTATCGCGACTTGGGGCTGGAGCTGGGAATCGGACTCACGCCGTATGAGGTGCTGCTGTCGCTCTTCGCGCGAGCGGCCGACCACTCGGCGGGACGCCAATTCCCCCACCATTACGCGAGGCGTTCGCTCGGGCTGCAGACGATCAGCTCCGTGATCGCGGCGCAGCTGCCGCACGCTGTCGGCGCGGCGTATGCGCTGCAGTATCGGGGCGCGCGAGGCCGCGCGGTTCTGACGACGTTCGGCGACGGCGCAACGAGCGAAGGCGAGTGGCACGAGTCGGTCAACTTCGCCGCGGTGCACCGGCTGCCGATCGTCTTTCTATGCGAGAACAACGAGTGGGCAATCTCGACGCCGCTCCGGTTGCAGATGGCACAGCCCAACGTCTACGAGCGCGCGGTCGGGTACGGCCTACCCGGAGCCGTGGTGAACGGGATGGATCCCATTGCGTGCTACGCGGTCGTAAAGGAAGCCCTCCAGCGCGCGCGGTCGGGCGGCGGGCCGACGCTCGTCGAAGCCAAGTGCTATCGCTTCCTGTCCCATACGACCGACGACGATGACCGCACCTATCGCTCGCGCGAAGAGGTCGAGGCGCGCCGCAAGCACGACCCCGTTCCGGGTTTCGAGCGCCTGTTGATCGAGCGCTCGATCCTGACCGACCAGGGTGCGGAAGCATTGAAGCGTTCCGTGCTCGAAGAAGCCAACGACGCGACCGACCGCGCCGAGGCGATGGCCTACCCGGCGGTGACGACCCTCTACGAACTGGTCTACGCCGATAGCTGGCAGCCGTGGCGCGAATGA
- a CDS encoding thiamine pyrophosphate-dependent dehydrogenase E1 component subunit alpha — translation MASTDIASGTLERHGLSDDQLREIFRNMLLQRQLDNRGFQLNRQGKVPFALGSEGHEALQAGAAMAFNRGKDVLAPYYRDLGLCLGIGLSPYEIMLSIFARAEDHNGGRQFPNHYSSKRAGLMSFSSILAAHLPHAVGAAYALKYRGESGRAVLATCGDGTTSEGEWHESMNFAAVHRLPFVMLVENNEWAISTPLDKQMAQPEIWKRAAGYGMPGARFNGFDPIATYAAVKAAMDRARSGGGPTLVEGTCYRYLAHSTDDNDMTYRTRDEVLERRKHDPVPSFEALLLEHGIMNAEDVAAMRKDVLRETNEATDAAEALPYPEAADLYTHVYEGAWQPWQS, via the coding sequence ATGGCTAGCACCGACATCGCGAGCGGCACGCTCGAACGTCACGGCTTGAGCGACGATCAGCTGCGCGAGATCTTCCGCAATATGCTGCTACAGCGCCAGCTCGACAATCGAGGTTTCCAGCTCAACCGTCAGGGCAAAGTTCCGTTCGCGTTGGGCAGCGAGGGCCACGAGGCGCTGCAGGCGGGCGCGGCGATGGCCTTCAATCGCGGCAAGGACGTTCTCGCGCCGTACTATCGCGATCTCGGACTGTGCCTCGGCATCGGGCTCTCGCCGTACGAAATTATGCTCTCGATCTTCGCGCGCGCCGAGGACCACAACGGCGGCCGGCAATTTCCGAATCACTACTCGTCTAAGCGCGCCGGCCTGATGTCGTTCTCCTCTATCTTGGCCGCGCATCTGCCGCACGCCGTAGGCGCGGCGTATGCCCTCAAGTATCGCGGCGAATCCGGACGCGCCGTCTTGGCCACCTGTGGCGACGGGACGACGAGCGAGGGCGAATGGCACGAGTCGATGAATTTCGCGGCCGTCCACAGGCTGCCGTTCGTGATGCTGGTCGAGAATAACGAGTGGGCGATCTCGACGCCGCTCGACAAACAGATGGCCCAGCCCGAGATCTGGAAGCGCGCCGCGGGTTACGGCATGCCCGGCGCGCGCTTCAACGGTTTCGATCCCATAGCGACTTACGCCGCGGTGAAGGCGGCGATGGATCGCGCGCGTAGCGGAGGCGGACCGACGCTCGTGGAGGGCACCTGTTACCGGTATCTGGCGCATTCCACCGACGACAACGACATGACCTATCGCACCCGCGACGAGGTGCTGGAACGCCGCAAGCACGATCCCGTGCCCTCGTTCGAGGCGTTGCTGCTCGAGCACGGAATCATGAACGCGGAGGACGTCGCGGCGATGCGCAAGGACGTCCTGCGCGAGACGAATGAGGCCACCGACGCGGCTGAGGCGCTGCCGTATCCGGAGGCCGCCGACCTCTACACGCACGTCTATGAAGGAGCCTGGCAACCGTGGCAGTCGTGA